From Anticarsia gemmatalis isolate Benzon Research Colony breed Stoneville strain chromosome 16, ilAntGemm2 primary, whole genome shotgun sequence:
TGCCTAACGgtcccgctgcagggcaagggtctactcctgtaatgagggaggagttagatCTTACGTCTGAATAGAAATTTGGAGAGAAAGCAGCAATTCATGTAGCCCAAAAACAGATTTCTGGAATCTGGGGCAATAATGGCTCATTCATAGGCCGAATAAGGCGGGGAAAACGGTGGATTTTCCGGACATCTGTCAATACTTAACACACAACTGCGATAAACCTTTTAAAAGGCTTGTGAAAAAGACGATAAAAAGGAATGGGACAGTATTAGAAATCTGCAAATAGTTCagaaaaaagtttgtttacacAAAAGTTTTTACCTGAGCTTGCTGCGTGTCGAATAAAGAGCATTATAAATACTGCACCTACGCTTTTCGCGAACGAATCGTACGCGCACGCGTGTCGTAAGTAATTATTGCTTTTAGATCTTTTGTGTCAAAATACCGGATGAtacagactttttattttagattttagaatgaaaagatttattttgttgctaTGGAGGTCTGCTGCAATTTGTTGctcttgatttatttttcatttcagtcAGGGGGTAGAAAGCCTTTACCCAACAGTAGGGCACTCAATCAGGctaggaaaaaaaatgttttagtgtaTGTGCACTCAATATATTTGAATAGGGATTTATGATTTCATTTCATATCTGATCAAATCGTCCCAtgcagaaatatttattttatcagtaaCCAATATAGAAATTTATACATGAAAGTTTTATTTGACTTAGCAATTTGTATACAGGTTTAAAAAATCAAACTAACCCACTTTCACTCACTGCAAAATGAAGGTGTACACAAAAGTCAGGCAACAACTCTAATTCAAGCCAAATTAAGTAGAATAacataaaacatgtatttttttaatggcatgcaaagtccccaacctacATGTGGTCAGTATGGTGGACTCAGGGCTTAACGCGTCACCCGCTCGGGAgaagacccatgcccagcagtgggtcaattataaattatataataataataaaatataaatttaacccattactgtcccactgctgggcaagggtctcctcccgtaatgagggaagggttaggccttgagtccaccacgctggccaagtgcgggttgggagcAGTGGGTCAAttatggatttaaaaaaaattaaataaaagaattcGTAACTAGAAAAAACCAttgattatttatcaaaaatattgctGAAAGATTAGTTGCTGTATACTTAAATAAGATTATACCTAATCCTGCATTTTAAATTTCCTCTTATTTGTTGACTTACTAGGTATATAAAGAGGtaaaataagatgtttttttctAGTGTCATTGACTGGTGGCATTTCATTTTCCTTATTGAAATATACCTATTTCTGATATAAAGTTGATACTTATTGTGGaacatagtttttattttaataggtttTGCTTCAACAGTGAAAATAATTGATCCAAATTTTTCATAGCTATTTATGCTCTTTAACTTATTTTTCAGATCAAatcattagaaaagaaaaaacaattattaatgaGATTCTTAACAAGAATTGttgtataacaatatttaagtgACAAGCTCGTTAAAGTAAGTAGTACATAATAGGATATAGCACTTACCAAGGGTTGATACAGGAGGATCGGGGGCGACTCTGGTGGGTCTCGGCGAGGTCTCAAGCCGTGAAGGTTGCGTCGGCGGAGGCGGTGCACGGCGGCGCGGCGCTCGAGCCGTGCTCGGGCTCACCGTCACCGTCACGTGACCCTCGAACCCACTGTCCTCATCCCGCGTGTCTCTCACAGGACTCGCCATGTTCGACGTCGGAGTACACACAGTCAAGTTCACAGATGTAATAGCTCTAGGACTATCGTAGTCCTCTAACCAAGGATCACCATAACCACGACTCAAGTCCTGAATATGACAATTTACATTAACCGACAAGTTCAAGGGATAGCCCCGCTCTGGCCTATATGATGTATTGGACTTGGCCTCTTTCATAGGCTGACTATCATTCCTTGAAGCAGATGGTGCCGGAGACACTGTCCTACAAGTTTCAGCCTCTGGCTCTTTTAATGTCTGTTTAAATGCAATACCTGGATTTGTTTTTATGAAGTCAAGTGTGTTGGGCCGTTTTGGTTTCTCCTGTGGTGTTTGTTTTACAGGCTGCGGCTcctctttttttattgttttcttttctttacctttttctAGTCTTTCAGGTAAGTTGTGGTTGATCCTATGACTTTTAAGTATCCTGTAATTTGTGCTCTCTGGTTGTTCTAGGGTTGTTTGTTCTTGTCGTGGAGAAACAGCCTTTTCCTCAAGAGGTGAGACcactttttcttcttttatgttttcatttgaCAATTCCAGATCACTAGGGGACTCAGCGTTATATTTAGCATAGCagttatcaatattaattacagtGACAGGTGAAGTGTTGTTGTTACTTCTGTGTGTTTCCTCATTTTTAGTCTCAACAATGTTTTGATTGGCATCAGTGTTCAGTTTATTCAGTGGCTCGGATGTAGGTGTGCCAGTGCTCAGTATCGCCTTCTGTGGCCCTTCACAAGTGATAGATTTAAGTGCTGTTGACTTCACAGCTTCGTGCTTCACTATGGGCTGATTCCGGCACTTGAGCGGTAGGTTGAGTCTGAGTTCATTGAGCTGACGAGCGGCCGCCGATGAGGACGCATGGTAGGCGTGCGTTAGGGAGGCCTTGACTTCGCTATGGAGGTGCTTCTCGCAGGCTTGTTTATCATGACAGTACAATTCGATGGTATTTGACACAACATGATCAGGTACGCCAGGAAACTTCTGTTTTAGCTCATGGAACAATTGCATAAGCGATATATTGGTGCATGCGCACGGTGCAGGGCTCGCAGCGCTCTCAGAGGGGGCAGACATCGCCGCCCATCCTAGCGGAGGCCCACCGCTTCGCCGCGAATACTCTCCTCACGGGAAGGCCACAAATCTTTCGCTACTCACCgatgaaaacaataaaacattttattacctaATTTGCACTGTAAATAACGTCTTGTCTattttgtgacgtcacaatccCGAAAATCACAATTCTGGACAGTTACGTATACATACCCGAACCTTCGCCGCAGTTACCGTTCATGCTATGTTAATCCCGACGGCACACACATGACGAAAAAGAGCACATACCGAGACAAGGCTaaatttttatatcttttgttATCATACCAAAGCTTGATATTTCGTGAAATTGCAACATTCGAGTGTTGTGAAAATGTACGGAACGTTGTATGATAGTGTAAAATATTCGATTTTTTCCTTATAAAGTAACACCAAACACACCTAAAGCGTACAAAGGTAATAATTATTGCacccaaaaataaattacgaaaatTGCACGACTTGTCAATCCGAATCTGCCATTTTGGCAATAGACAAATGTAAATGTTTTCTTCAATGATAATTGCCCAACGTCATACCTAtagcgtaaaataaaatattaatcaaccCAAACCCAAGGAGTGCTAGTTCGTTGAACTGAAACAAACAGGTGTAGTATTGGTatacattttaatcaaaatatcgTATGCATTTTAGGATTCTCGATTTAGATTCTcctcaacaaaataaaattcacacatattattatgtttaggAACGGAATGAACTCTATGGCTTATTATCAAATCAGATCAAAACATGTCATATTTGCTGTCAAGTGAGAAGTGACTGTCATTTGTCAAGTGTCAATATAATCTTGGTTATCGTCATAGTCGcactattatatttatcacaaaatcagattgttttggtttttcatattcatttaattcataTCAAAATGGTTGATGATCTGCGTAAATATTTAAACCACTTACTGGAAAAGTAATAACTATATTAAGCTTATAACATTGGTGTACGATGGGATAAACACATAAAGTATATGTTGTTTTTAATGGTTTTAGAGTAAATGGACTGCACTGTATCCTTATAACTGATCGCGATGGCGTGCCTTTAGTGCGTGCTGTGACGGAGAGAGCGCCTCAGCTTGCTCTGCGGCCTAACTTTATATCAACGTTTGGAATGGCTACGGACCAAGCTAGTAAACTCGGTCTTGGCAggaacaaaacaattatatctaTGTATTCAAGCTATCAGGTATGTTCTTATTCTTGTGTTACTTTAAAACTTCGTCTACTGATAGAGTCTGTTTTATTAGTTTCTATTAAGTAGTATAGACTTTGATgatggtttttgttttgattcatAGTAGAAAGAACAGTGGGTGTAGACTTATCTGATAGTTAATAATTAGAAGTATTAATCAATAACCAAATGGTTAATGAGTGAAAGACAAACTATTCTGTTGATgatgataaaatttaaaaatgtagtcTCCATATTTCTTtaagtcgctccatgtaaaatactgatatccagctgcatctggtaagactggaagctgactccatagttggaagaaaggctatgcTGATGtctataattacttttatttaaatcattggTGCTTTGTTTACAGGTGATACAGATGAACAAACTACCACTAGTGATCACATTTATTGGCAGTGACAACTGTAATACTGGCCACATATTGTCTCTGGAAAGTCAAATAGAACCTTTTCTGAAGGACTTAGAAGCTGTTGTTGCGGACGCACCTTGAGtttaaaaagtatgttattgtttatgactactattttataagttaattaaatattaaaatgccaTTAAATGTTAAGATTGTTACAAaactgtatttgttttttttaggatatcttaacaaaaatttcataaacagtttaaacagaaaaaagatGCTTACCTACATAAATCATTGTTAACTAAAAATTATTCTGTTCTTATTTCTGttctatataatatttagatttttttattgggtTTCATATAAATTCCTTGGATTATTTTAATGGCAGATTTATAACTTTATCCATTACTTAAGTACttgtatataaacattattgatacttttataatatagtataaaatataagtataaataaataaaagccaaatttatatgtatttaaatgcattttaattacattcaaTTCCATTTTTTCGTATTCGaaatttttacaacatatttaatTAGCCTTTTTGACAGACTGTGTGACTCAAATTAGAGTACCTATTTTTATCACTGTTCATCCTTAACCTGTTCTCTGAACATAAACAGACGTAAGAATAGGCGTATTATTTTTTAGAGCAGTGTTTCTTAACCTTTTCAAGCCTGCAAACCCCTAGAAAATCAACCACAAAACCAAGGACCCTTCAATAACAGAAAAAGGTATTTTGctactaagtaaataagttaGCATTTGTTTTTAAGTGCTACCACTTATAGTAGTGGATAGAGCAACCAGCgggcggtcactccatagatgggtgaccgcatagtggtatttaaactgggcgattctttgcttcggagggcacgtaaaaagtcggtcccgattgttgtcaataaagaaaacagttgttaagccaaaagccttcgggcggcttgaacaattttgacactaggttggtcaccatacgatgagaagaaCTGAATAGGTTAAGAATCACTGTTATAGAGTATCACAGGTTTTAGTTGATGATTATAGATTTACAGGAGTAATGAGTGGTTTGCCAGTGAGGGCATTGACCACATTGTTGGCGGCCAGGACGCCCAT
This genomic window contains:
- the Tab2 gene encoding TAK1-associated binding protein 2 isoform X2, which codes for MSAPSESAASPAPCACTNISLMQLFHELKQKFPGVPDHVVSNTIELYCHDKQACEKHLHSEVKASLTHAYHASSSAAARQLNELRLNLPLKCRNQPIVKHEAVKSTALKSITCEGPQKAILSTGTPTSEPLNKLNTDANQNIVETKNEETHRSNNNTSPVTVINIDNCYAKYNAESPSDLELSNENIKEEKVVSPLEEKAVSPRQEQTTLEQPESTNYRILKSHRINHNLPERLEKGKEKKTIKKEEPQPVKQTPQEKPKRPNTLDFIKTNPGIAFKQTLKEPEAETCRTVSPAPSASRNDSQPMKEAKSNTSYRPERGYPLNLSVNVNCHIQDLSRGYGDPWLEDYDSPRAITSVNLTVCTPTSNMASPVRDTRDEDSGFEGHVTVTVSPSTARAPRRRAPPPPTQPSRLETSPRPTRVAPDPPVSTLDRSLIERQKERLERLAMALAEEKGRLAQLTKETRILAGPPPAPSATQRLRDDVERLRNQCGTLAKRLEMTGNEPDDSGNFYSNIYTGQRPSSTWQCHLCTFRNHPLLDKCEECDMPRILVVRSDGITVRLVPGRRKITRSWVL
- the Tab2 gene encoding TAK1-associated binding protein 2 isoform X3 — its product is MSAPSESAASPAPCACTNISLMQLFHELKQKFPGVPDHVVSNTIELYCHDKQACEKHLHSEVKASLTHAYHASSSAAARQLNELRLNLPLKCRNQPIVKHEAVKSTALKSITCEGPQKAILSTGTPTSEPLNKLNTDANQNIVETKNEETHRSNNNTSPVTVINIDNCYAKYNAESPSDLELSNENIKEEKVVSPLEEKAVSPRQEQTTLEQPESTNYRILKSHRINHNLPERLEKGKEKKTIKKEEPQPVKQTPQEKPKRPNTLDFIKTNPGIAFKQTLKEPEAETCRTVSPAPSASRNDSQPMKEAKSNTSYRPERGYPLNLSVNVNCHIQDLSRGYGDPWLEDYDSPRAITSVNLTVCTPTSNMASPVRDTRDEDSGFEGHVTVTVSPSTARAPRRRAPPPPTQPSRLETSPRPTRVAPDPPVSTLDRSLIERQKERLERLAMALAEEKGRLAQLTKETRILAGPPPAPSATQRLRDDVERLRNQCGTLAKRLEMTGNEPDDSGNFYSNIYTGQRPSSTWQCHLCTFRNHPLLDKCEECDMPRILVEITRSWVL
- the Tab2 gene encoding TAK1-associated binding protein 2 isoform X1, which encodes MSAPSESAASPAPCACTNISLMQLFHELKQKFPGVPDHVVSNTIELYCHDKQACEKHLHSEVKASLTHAYHASSSAAARQLNELRLNLPLKCRNQPIVKHEAVKSTALKSITCEGPQKAILSTGTPTSEPLNKLNTDANQNIVETKNEETHRSNNNTSPVTVINIDNCYAKYNAESPSDLELSNENIKEEKVVSPLEEKAVSPRQEQTTLEQPESTNYRILKSHRINHNLPERLEKGKEKKTIKKEEPQPVKQTPQEKPKRPNTLDFIKTNPGIAFKQTLKEPEAETCRTVSPAPSASRNDSQPMKEAKSNTSYRPERGYPLNLSVNVNCHIQDLSRGYGDPWLEDYDSPRAITSVNLTVCTPTSNMASPVRDTRDEDSGFEGHVTVTVSPSTARAPRRRAPPPPTQPSRLETSPRPTRVAPDPPVSTLDRSLIERQKERLERLAMALAEEKGRLAQLTKETRILAGPPPAPSATQRLRDDVERLRNQCGTLAKRLEMTGNEPDDSGNFYSNIYTGQRPSSTWQCHLCTFRNHPLLDKCEECDMPRILVGTSESPLRTQDSGFGSFRDRGRRGANLDDLPPSLTQTQSA
- the Lamtor3 gene encoding late endosomal/lysosomal adaptor, MAPK and MTOR activator 3 gives rise to the protein MVDDLRKYLNHLLEKVNGLHCILITDRDGVPLVRAVTERAPQLALRPNFISTFGMATDQASKLGLGRNKTIISMYSSYQVIQMNKLPLVITFIGSDNCNTGHILSLESQIEPFLKDLEAVVADAP